The stretch of DNA TGGACGCGACCCCGTGCGCGGCGACGCGTTGGCATCGCAGCCGACGCTGTCGCGTTTCGAGAACGCAGCGACGTGCGGTGACTTGTTTCGGGTGGGTGTCGCGCTGGGAGAAGCCGTGATCGAGCGGCACCGCCGCCGGCTTCGGGGACGGGCTCGTCGGATCACCATCGACATCGATCCCACCGACGATCTCACCCACGGCGGCCAGCAGTTGGCGCTGTTCAACGGTTTCTACGGGGGCTATTGCTACCTTCCGCTCCTCGGCTTCCTGAGTTTCGACGACGATCCCGAGCAGTATCTCTTCGCCGCCGTGCTCCGGCCGGGCAACGCGGAGCCCAAGCGCGGCATCTTCGGCATCCTCCGCCGACTCATAGAGCGGATCATCGACGCTTTCCCGAAGGCCGATCTTCTGGTGCGGCTCGACGGTGGGTTTTCGGGGCCCGAGCTGTTCGATTTCCTCGATGCGGCTCGGGTGGATTACGTCATCGGAATGGCCGAAAACCCCAAGCTGCGACGGCTCGCGGAAACGGCGCTGAAACGAGCACGCCGTCGCTCGCGTCGAACTGGGCGGAGCCAGCGGGTCTTCACCTCGTTTCGGTACGCCACCCGGACCTGGGGCCGCACGCGACGCGTCCTCATGAAGGCCGAGGTCGTCTGCCTTCCCGGACGAAAGCCTCGCGATAACCCGCGCTTCGTCGTGACCTCGTTGAAGGGAAGCGCCCGGTCGATCTACGAGCGCGAGTACTGCGCGCGGGGCGAGGTGGAAAACCGCGTCAAGGAGCTGAAGCTCGGGCTCGAAATCGATCGGACGAGCTGCTCGCGATTCCTCGCCAACCAGTTTCGTGTGCTCATGACCGCGGCGGCCTACGTGCTGATGCAAGAAATCCGCCTCGGAGCCAAAGGCACCCGCTGGGCTCACGCCCAGGTCACCACGCTCCGCGATCACGTCCTCAAGCTCGGAGCGCGCGTGGTCGCATCCGTCCGTCGCGTCGTGGTCCACCTACCGACGTCCTATCCCTACCTCGAGGATTGGCACCGCCTCGCGCGAGCCCTCGGCGCTCGCGCTGGCTGATCGAGAAAGCAGCCGAACAACCTCGAATCCTCTGCGACCGGTGGCGACGTGTCCCCACTCGGCCTGAACGCCAACGAAAACTCCCTCCCCACGGTCTCCGTCCGCGCTACACTCTCTGCGACTGCGAACTGGGACGACATCACGAGGTGCGAAACCCGCCATGGTCACCACGTCGGACCGCTTCATGAATAGTCCGGGTTAGCCGCCAGCACTTCAAGCACGCTGGCAAGTGCCGGAACGGAGAGCGCATGCGTGTCCATGCCGAGAAACAACGGGCCATCGATCTTCTGCCGCTTTCGATACAGACAAATGGCCTGACTGATGGCAAGGATATGCCATTCGTTGAAGGCTGTGTCGAACGCCGACCCACGATGCCCGGAGGTGCCGAAAGACACCCGTTGTCCCGGCACTGAAGGGTCAGGAGTCTCGGTGTAAAACGCCGTGACGAGTCTGGGCACGTTCACCAGCATCGATGGTGTGGCCGGCTTTCCGGCGAGAGGGCTCAGCTTCACAACTCCTCCGTCCAATGCGTGACGACTCCCGCGCCAAGGCATCCATCAGCTTGTCGAGCGGACGTCCTCCAGCCGCCGAAGTGGAAGAGCAAAGAGCATACGGTCACCCTGGTGGCTGGCGCGCGGGATGAGGAGCACAATTAGGCGCTGGCTCGGCAAGGGTCCCTCGAAGTTCACAAGCGAAGATGCCTGCTGGGAGCGGATGACCATGCACATTCGACCCAAGACGCTTCTGTTACTCGCCTCGCCGCCGCTGCTCCTGGCTGCCGCGGCGTACATCCAGTGGGGTACGGTCGGTCTCCCGACGCTTGCGCCCATCCCCGAGCTTACACCTGCAACGGCGGTGGAGCCCCATGGCTTCCCGGCCTGGCTGCGCATGGGGTTCCTTCTCGATCGCCCTGCCCCGGTGGCCGCCGCGCGCTGACGATGAAGTTATTCTCCCAACTGCGGAGCTCGAGATGGACAACACGAATGACCGCCCGGCGCAGTCCGATGCGCTGGTGCTGTTCGGCGTGACGGGCGACCTCGCCCATAAAATGATCTTCCCCGCGCTCTACGCGATGGTGAAGCGGGGTGTCCTCACCGTCCCCGTCGTCGGAGTGGCCTTTCCGCCATGGAGCGTGGCGCAACTGCGCAAGCGGGCGACCGACAGCATCAAGCAGTCCGGCGCCGTCGTGGAGCGGCGTGCGCTCAGCCGCCTCTTGTCCCTCCTTCGATACGTGTCCGGAGACTACAGCGACGCCGAGACCTTCGTGGCGCTGAAGCGAGCTCTGGGGAAGGCGCGATGCCCGGCGCACTACCTCGCCATCCCCCCCGCGCTGTTCGTGCCGGTGATCCAGGGGCTCGGGACCGCCGGTCTGGCGGACCAAGGGCGCGTCATCGTCGAAAAGCCGTTCGGCCGCGATCTGGCCTCCGCGCGCCGGCTCAACGCCGCCGCTCGGGCGGTGTTCCCCGAAGACGCGATCTTCCGGATCGACCATTTCCTGGGGAAGGAGGCGATCATGAACATACTCTACTTCC from Terriglobia bacterium encodes:
- a CDS encoding IS1380 family transposase, which codes for MTAYGSPPPAIRDPRQSTKVTHEIGELLAQRVHALACGYADANDAARLADDPIHKLILGRDPVRGDALASQPTLSRFENAATCGDLFRVGVALGEAVIERHRRRLRGRARRITIDIDPTDDLTHGGQQLALFNGFYGGYCYLPLLGFLSFDDDPEQYLFAAVLRPGNAEPKRGIFGILRRLIERIIDAFPKADLLVRLDGGFSGPELFDFLDAARVDYVIGMAENPKLRRLAETALKRARRRSRRTGRSQRVFTSFRYATRTWGRTRRVLMKAEVVCLPGRKPRDNPRFVVTSLKGSARSIYEREYCARGEVENRVKELKLGLEIDRTSCSRFLANQFRVLMTAAAYVLMQEIRLGAKGTRWAHAQVTTLRDHVLKLGARVVASVRRVVVHLPTSYPYLEDWHRLARALGARAG